The genomic interval AGCAAAAGCAGCAGTACGTGATCAACAAACCATGTCCTAAAAAGGGTCATGCACGTTTGTTCTTCACTTCGGGAGATGTCAGCGCTATTTGCCTCAGCACCCAACAGGGACAAAAGGTATGGCTGCAGATGGACGCCGGAAAAACACAACCTGTTTCCACGGGGTTCCGTGTGGCCGGTAGCAATGGCTCCTGGGTAGATCTTTTCAACCGCATTTACCTGGAAGAAAATAACCCTGTTAACCAGATCTGGGAACCAGGCAAACCTTACATAAACCAATATGCACAGCAGGCTAAGCTGCCACGTTACAAACAGGTACAGGAAGGTAATGGTTACGCCATGGCCTTACAGGAATTTGTAGGTGTGCTGCAGGAGCGTAACGAGCTGTCTGTATATGCGGCTGCTACCAATAGCATTATAACGCCGATGGCTGCACTTTCTGCACAACGGAACGGAGCAACTGTGCAATTTCCAACGTTTAGAAACCCGATTATATAATTCAAACACTACCTTAAAACTCGATCTATGGACACACCTTTACTGGCAGCGATTATTCTTTTTGCCGGAAATTTTGCACCTAGAAGCTGGGCGTTTTGTTGGGGTCAGATTCTGAGTATTGCTCAGAACACCGCACTGTTTTCCCTCCTGGGTACCACATATGGTGGTAACGGACAGACCACCTTCTCTCTGCCTGACCTCAGAGGCCGTTTTCCACTTGGTACCGGACAAGGTCCCGGATTACCTAATATTAACCTGGGAGAGCTGGCAGGTACGCCTACCACTACCCTGCTGATCACCAACATGCCTGCGCATAACCACACAGGTACCATTGCATCTGCTTCAGTTGCGCAGGCTGCAACTGCTGCTGCTGCAACAACTAACACGCCGAGCAGCACTGTAGTACCAGCGGTATTGCCAACTTTTGGTGCTGGCCCTACTGCACAACAGGTCAAAGGTTATGCGGTGCCTGACAACACAACTTTCCTGGCGCCTACTACTAACGTGACTGGTACTGTGAACATAGGTATTGCAGGTGGCAGCCAGCCATTCAGCATCATGAACCCTTACCTTGGCATGAACTACATCATTGGCGT from Chitinophaga filiformis carries:
- a CDS encoding phage tail protein — its product is MDTPLLAAIILFAGNFAPRSWAFCWGQILSIAQNTALFSLLGTTYGGNGQTTFSLPDLRGRFPLGTGQGPGLPNINLGELAGTPTTTLLITNMPAHNHTGTIASASVAQAATAAAATTNTPSSTVVPAVLPTFGAGPTAQQVKGYAVPDNTTFLAPTTNVTGTVNIGIAGGSQPFSIMNPYLGMNYIIGVEGIYPSRN